The proteins below come from a single Eubacterium limosum genomic window:
- a CDS encoding alanine/glycine:cation symporter family protein has translation MENFVAITEVIKNVVWSNILVILLMGAGIYFSIRLKFPQLRFFKEMIRVLKGNGDTSDGITPFQAFATALGARVGVGNIAGVATAIYFGGPGALFWIWAFGFFATCTALSEAVLGQAYKIKTGNEYLGGPAFYIERGLKCKPLAKIFAIILILGIGILMPGIQMDAIVTTLDNAYGVNTLVTAIIGTALIGIIIWGGIKRIGRVAEGMAPFMCAIYLLFGIAVIIQNITKVPEVFSVIFTSAFGTNAIFGGILGSAVSWGVRRGIFSTDAGYGSGGIMAAAAEATHPAKQGLIQALSIYLSIFIVCTISGLVILLSGIYNVVDESTGAMLAQGAPNLEQGALWVQTALNNLTPNTIPWEGKILSVIIALFALTTLLGYYYQIESNVRYLFRNVGTLGRTILRLAFLAAIFIGGIADSSMLWNVMDIGVACMAWINIIVVLLLSNQVVKIMKDYEIQKKAGVMEPVFNPKLLNIEDTTQVWSKYQKESDSL, from the coding sequence ATGGAAAATTTCGTTGCAATAACAGAAGTAATCAAAAATGTGGTTTGGAGTAATATTCTTGTTATCCTCTTAATGGGAGCTGGTATTTATTTTTCGATCCGGCTGAAATTTCCGCAGCTTCGTTTTTTTAAGGAGATGATCAGAGTTTTAAAAGGCAACGGCGACACAAGTGATGGGATCACACCATTCCAGGCATTTGCGACAGCCCTTGGGGCGCGTGTCGGCGTCGGGAATATCGCGGGTGTAGCGACAGCCATCTATTTTGGCGGGCCAGGTGCTCTTTTCTGGATTTGGGCCTTTGGATTCTTTGCCACCTGTACGGCTTTGTCTGAAGCTGTGCTGGGACAGGCCTATAAGATTAAAACAGGTAACGAATACCTGGGTGGCCCGGCTTTTTATATTGAGCGGGGATTGAAGTGTAAACCTTTAGCAAAGATATTTGCCATCATACTGATTCTGGGCATTGGAATACTCATGCCCGGTATCCAGATGGACGCGATTGTCACAACGCTGGACAACGCCTATGGTGTCAACACGCTGGTTACTGCCATTATCGGCACAGCGCTCATAGGGATTATCATCTGGGGTGGGATCAAGCGTATCGGACGGGTAGCCGAAGGCATGGCGCCCTTCATGTGCGCCATTTACCTGTTGTTTGGCATTGCTGTCATTATTCAAAACATCACAAAGGTGCCAGAGGTATTCTCAGTGATTTTCACCTCTGCCTTTGGAACAAACGCTATTTTTGGCGGTATTCTGGGTTCAGCGGTTTCGTGGGGCGTAAGGCGCGGGATCTTTTCGACCGATGCGGGCTATGGCTCCGGCGGTATCATGGCAGCGGCGGCAGAAGCGACCCACCCGGCCAAGCAGGGGCTCATTCAGGCTCTGTCCATTTATCTGAGCATCTTTATCGTCTGCACAATCTCAGGCTTAGTCATCCTGCTGTCCGGCATTTATAACGTTGTGGACGAGAGCACCGGCGCCATGCTGGCGCAGGGTGCGCCTAACCTTGAGCAGGGCGCCCTCTGGGTACAGACCGCGCTCAATAACCTGACACCCAACACCATTCCGTGGGAAGGTAAAATTTTGAGTGTCATCATAGCGCTGTTTGCCCTGACCACCCTGCTCGGATATTATTACCAGATCGAGAGCAATGTCCGGTATTTATTCAGAAATGTGGGAACACTGGGACGAACAATCTTACGCCTTGCTTTTTTAGCCGCTATTTTTATTGGCGGTATCGCGGATTCGTCAATGCTCTGGAATGTCATGGATATTGGCGTGGCCTGCATGGCATGGATCAATATTATTGTTGTGCTGCTTCTTTCAAATCAGGTTGTAAAGATTATGAAGGATTATGAAATACAAAAGAAGGCAGGCGTTATGGAGCCCGTATTTAATCCGAAGCTTCTGAACATAGAGGACACAACACAGGTATGGTCTAAATATCAAAAGGAGAGTGACAGTTTATAG